From Vreelandella neptunia, the proteins below share one genomic window:
- a CDS encoding DEAD/DEAH box helicase, with product MPFSKLGLSSPLVQAITELGYNTPTPIQEQAIPAILSGKDLIATAQTGTGKTAAFVLPLLERFSNAGTLRGKRVRALILVPTRELAVQVEASVAQYAKHTHLTSMAMYGGVDTEAQKERLIKGVDILVATPGRLLDLAHQRALHFDELKVMVLDEADRMVDMGFADDIHKIIDRLPEDRQNLLFSATITDEVRALAYDFSDRQMTDLAAEISISPNVRAAANVKQWLITVDKDTKSALLSHLINEQKWDQALIFTEKKHNAAKLVAQLEKRGITADSIHGDRSQAMREKILAQFKTGELKYLVATGVAARGLDIGELSRVVNYDLPFKPEEYIHRIGRTGRAGASGEAISLVDMSDFKNLCAIERRLKSIIERKEIAGFPVRKAVPESNLNYNKQSNR from the coding sequence ATGCCCTTTTCAAAACTAGGATTATCCAGTCCTCTTGTTCAAGCGATTACCGAACTAGGTTACAACACGCCAACGCCCATCCAGGAACAAGCGATTCCTGCCATTCTTTCGGGTAAGGACTTAATCGCCACCGCCCAAACAGGCACGGGCAAAACCGCTGCCTTTGTTCTGCCTCTGCTAGAACGATTCAGCAACGCGGGAACGTTACGCGGCAAGCGCGTACGGGCGCTAATTCTCGTACCGACTCGTGAGTTAGCGGTTCAGGTCGAAGCCAGTGTGGCTCAATACGCCAAGCACACGCACCTAACCTCGATGGCGATGTATGGCGGTGTGGATACCGAAGCGCAAAAAGAGCGCCTAATCAAAGGAGTGGATATTCTAGTCGCCACGCCGGGCAGATTGCTTGATTTGGCGCATCAGCGTGCGCTGCATTTTGACGAACTTAAAGTCATGGTACTGGACGAAGCGGACAGAATGGTCGACATGGGGTTTGCCGACGATATCCATAAAATCATAGATCGCCTGCCTGAAGACCGTCAGAACCTACTGTTTTCGGCCACCATCACAGACGAAGTTCGCGCCCTCGCCTACGATTTTTCGGATCGTCAGATGACCGATCTGGCGGCTGAAATATCCATTTCTCCCAACGTCCGCGCCGCCGCTAATGTCAAACAATGGCTCATCACCGTCGACAAAGACACTAAGTCCGCCTTGTTGAGCCACTTGATCAACGAACAAAAGTGGGATCAAGCGCTTATTTTTACCGAGAAAAAACACAATGCAGCCAAGCTTGTTGCTCAACTGGAAAAACGCGGCATCACAGCGGATTCCATTCATGGCGATAGAAGCCAAGCGATGCGCGAAAAGATTTTGGCTCAGTTCAAAACCGGCGAATTAAAGTACTTGGTCGCCACGGGGGTTGCCGCGCGAGGTTTGGATATTGGCGAACTGAGCCGTGTGGTGAATTATGATTTACCCTTTAAGCCAGAAGAGTACATCCACCGCATTGGCCGAACCGGCCGCGCTGGAGCCTCAGGCGAAGCCATCTCTTTAGTCGACATGAGTGACTTTAAAAATCTTTGTGCCATTGAAAGACGGTTAAAAAGCATTATTGAGCGCAAAGAGATTGCAGGCTTTCCGGTTCGTAAAGCAGTACCCGAGTCAAACTTAAACTACAATAAACAAAGTAATCGTTAA
- the rho gene encoding transcription termination factor Rho, whose protein sequence is MARKTLSLKAKKQIDAKPADEVEDQFPNDPEKRFLNGVAIHPSPRIYLEPGSQERTVRAMDLITPIGMGQRGLIVAPPGSGKTTMLKHICQAVAEAHPDIKLYALLIDERPEEVTDFKRSVSAEVHASSSDESYTHHVNMADKLLETARKQAGEGHNVMIVIDSLTRLSRVHNAEQRGNGRTMSGGLDSRAMEIPRKLFGAARKIENGGSLTILATVLVDTGSRMDQVIFEEFKGTGNMELVLSREVANQRIFPAIDIAKSSTRREELLIDAKDIEKVRTLRRALTTLKPVESAQKLLELLDKYPTNAELLDAFLPAS, encoded by the coding sequence ATGGCGAGAAAAACACTAAGTTTGAAGGCGAAAAAACAGATAGATGCCAAGCCCGCCGACGAGGTTGAAGATCAATTCCCTAATGATCCCGAAAAACGTTTTTTAAATGGCGTCGCTATTCATCCTTCCCCACGCATTTATTTAGAGCCTGGCTCTCAAGAGCGTACTGTGCGAGCGATGGATTTGATTACGCCCATTGGGATGGGGCAACGAGGGTTGATTGTTGCGCCGCCAGGCTCTGGTAAAACGACGATGTTAAAACACATCTGTCAGGCCGTGGCTGAGGCTCATCCTGATATAAAGCTATACGCCTTGCTGATTGATGAACGCCCTGAAGAAGTGACCGATTTTAAGCGCAGCGTGTCGGCAGAAGTACATGCCTCGTCTTCAGACGAAAGCTACACACATCATGTAAATATGGCCGATAAGCTTCTTGAGACGGCGCGTAAGCAAGCAGGCGAAGGTCATAATGTGATGATTGTGATCGATTCTCTTACCAGACTCTCGCGCGTTCATAATGCCGAGCAGCGTGGCAATGGTCGCACTATGTCGGGTGGGCTGGATTCCCGAGCGATGGAAATACCTCGAAAACTGTTTGGCGCTGCGAGAAAGATCGAAAACGGCGGTTCCCTCACCATTCTGGCCACGGTGCTGGTGGATACCGGAAGCCGTATGGATCAGGTGATTTTCGAGGAGTTCAAGGGCACGGGCAATATGGAGCTGGTGTTATCTCGGGAAGTGGCCAATCAACGGATTTTCCCGGCGATAGATATTGCCAAAAGCAGTACCCGGAGAGAAGAGCTTTTGATTGATGCAAAGGATATTGAGAAAGTTAGGACATTGCGAAGAGCGCTGACAACGCTTAAACCAGTAGAAAGTGCCCAGAAGTTGCTTGAGTTATTGGATAAATATCCCACGAATGCCGAGCTGTTAGATGCGTTTTTACCAGCCTCGTGA